A single genomic interval of Flavobacteriales bacterium harbors:
- a CDS encoding rhodanese-like domain-containing protein — translation MMGLLKNLFGSKTDFRAMMKNGAVIIDVRTPQEYKGGHIKGSLNIPLDKIESQAESIKKKGKPVITVCRSGGRSGMAADILRRKGVEVVNGGPWNSLQRNIQ, via the coding sequence ATGATGGGCTTACTTAAAAACCTGTTTGGAAGTAAAACCGATTTCAGAGCCATGATGAAAAATGGAGCTGTCATTATTGACGTCCGCACACCACAGGAATACAAAGGTGGTCACATCAAAGGCTCCTTGAATATTCCGCTCGACAAAATCGAATCTCAGGCAGAATCCATCAAGAAAAAAGGCAAGCCGGTAATTACGGTTTGTCGTTCCGGTGGAAGAAGTGGAATGGCAGCAGATATTCTTCGCAGAAAAGGAGTAGAAGTAGTCAATGGCGGACCCTGGAATTCGCTTCAACGCAACATTCAATAA
- a CDS encoding rhodanese-like domain-containing protein, producing MNIKDLVNDPKTVLIDVRTPMEYQDQHVEGSLNIPLDTIPEEVERIRSMNAPIVVFCRSGARSGQAMMYLQQSGISNVHNAGGIGNVLILKMN from the coding sequence ATGAACATTAAAGACCTCGTTAACGACCCAAAAACCGTATTAATCGACGTAAGAACGCCTATGGAGTACCAGGACCAGCACGTTGAAGGTTCTCTGAATATTCCACTGGATACTATTCCCGAAGAAGTAGAACGCATCCGTTCGATGAATGCTCCGATAGTAGTTTTCTGTCGCTCCGGCGCAAGAAGCGGACAAGCGATGATGTATCTGCAGCAGTCGGGCATCAGCAATGTGCACAATGCCGGTGGAATAGGCAACGTATTAATTTTAAAAATGAACTAA